One genomic region from Mytilus trossulus isolate FHL-02 chromosome 9, PNRI_Mtr1.1.1.hap1, whole genome shotgun sequence encodes:
- the LOC134683610 gene encoding uncharacterized protein DDB_G0279979-like isoform X1: MKEQAVPSEGEPEQGVQPDTENGGNSDAETLFQLRSLGDLLRDSIEAGELVTKKNWWSKKSKSPPHDPKDFGIEDTTGSFMSWNKGNSCGKTNKARKMKTQTITKDHKDDFQNNQETNERNRLNSKLPHILHKQKKLEEFDKAEKLRIANQDKALDEIDTLLAKLENEEQKNIKKPYLTKQKKTHTKDDLWTWEDDRTNLQKPVTYHDSLTDSLDKLLEDIEQQMDDRI, from the exons ATG AAGGAACAGGCAGTGCCATCCGAGGGAGAACCAGAACAAGGTGTACAGCCAGACACAGAAAATGGAGGAAACTCGGATGCTGAAACTTTATTCCAG CTGAGATCGTTAGGCGACTTACTCAGAGACAGCATCGAAGCTGGAGAATTAGTGACGAAAAAGAACTGGTGGAGTAAAAAATCGAAATCTCCACCACATGATCCCAAAGATTTTGGCATAGAAGATACCACAGGATCATTTATGTCATGGAACAAAG gaaatAGTTGTGGAAAGACTAACAAAgcaagaaaaatgaaaacacagaCGATAACAAAAGATCATAAAG ATGATTTCCAGAACAATCAAGAAACAAACGAAAGAAATagattaaattcaaaattgccACATATTCTTCATAAGCAAAAAAAGTTAGAAGAATTTGACAAAGCTGAAAAATTGAGAATAGCTAATCAAGATAAG GCACTTGATGAAATTGACACTTTATTGGCAAAGTTAGAAAATGAAGAACAAAAGAATATAAAGAAACCATATCTTACAAAGCAAAAGAAGACACACACTAAGGATGATTTGTGGACATGGGAGGACGACCGTACAAACCTTCAGAAACCAGTCACATATCATGATTCTTTAACCGACAGTTTGGATAAACTTCTTGAAGATATCGAACAGCAAATGGATGATAGAATATAA
- the LOC134683610 gene encoding uncharacterized protein LOC134683610 isoform X2, translating to MKEQAVPSEGEPEQGVQPDTENGGNSDAETLFQLRSLGDLLRDSIEAGELVTKKNWWSKKSKSPPHDPKDFGIEDTTGSFMSWNKDDFQNNQETNERNRLNSKLPHILHKQKKLEEFDKAEKLRIANQDKALDEIDTLLAKLENEEQKNIKKPYLTKQKKTHTKDDLWTWEDDRTNLQKPVTYHDSLTDSLDKLLEDIEQQMDDRI from the exons ATG AAGGAACAGGCAGTGCCATCCGAGGGAGAACCAGAACAAGGTGTACAGCCAGACACAGAAAATGGAGGAAACTCGGATGCTGAAACTTTATTCCAG CTGAGATCGTTAGGCGACTTACTCAGAGACAGCATCGAAGCTGGAGAATTAGTGACGAAAAAGAACTGGTGGAGTAAAAAATCGAAATCTCCACCACATGATCCCAAAGATTTTGGCATAGAAGATACCACAGGATCATTTATGTCATGGAACAAAG ATGATTTCCAGAACAATCAAGAAACAAACGAAAGAAATagattaaattcaaaattgccACATATTCTTCATAAGCAAAAAAAGTTAGAAGAATTTGACAAAGCTGAAAAATTGAGAATAGCTAATCAAGATAAG GCACTTGATGAAATTGACACTTTATTGGCAAAGTTAGAAAATGAAGAACAAAAGAATATAAAGAAACCATATCTTACAAAGCAAAAGAAGACACACACTAAGGATGATTTGTGGACATGGGAGGACGACCGTACAAACCTTCAGAAACCAGTCACATATCATGATTCTTTAACCGACAGTTTGGATAAACTTCTTGAAGATATCGAACAGCAAATGGATGATAGAATATAA
- the LOC134685189 gene encoding uncharacterized protein LOC134685189 — MTKYVAVVLVVLFAHLQQVSANVFGFDNSVCTYHNASEGGPMPEWPIGYSTEVEWKMLGKKTVVDVKEFWDPIDEIRSITASIEGVTVQNIISDEHTEYYTIVNNKCTVNNLETEMIFFPNVYGLQWLSMTKDWYKIMQQTTKIQNSSTVIRSMDVDHWSSCLYVLNFDVTAQVDIYFAKNWALPQNDPNVLIPVRIEVRGRINGTDSNAFHVVGDLYNFNASPPADPLNLQAPAGIFCPGKYPGKPIIKLPDSFYGIIEIVNREQSTIMFQEIWYHADQKIIRYDTKTSDGSDSDPYMTVLDFKTGIRYKIDKYIGNCETELVVVGDNFVKAKSLNSNNIAIMSVTEFFHLAKAYIQYVGKRWTRGILCDVWVGTYFDDSVSRNFTAEWYFAAQGWTEAVGLILQTGSFIKMDIFGGAQYPMSYQIHRMDPIAPSLSSFDLYNCFRPAQKAHVVARFSVSRGKLISQISQLYLQDILQSQLTNLAQIDSSRMTNILMEYFDGNEFYFSATLLDKAPLDNPRLIPPAIYQVPLMAAFDFLRVQIEGKWSQNVSTSTGEHVTFSGVNIVQLNYQAELTTTTAPTTPTLPYNVPTLPHPTTPHTTKVHTPPIPPSVTTKITTTTPFIPTTPPTVSSTLTTKNTHSRTSKPTATPKPCMCPKITCPTAQTQTPLPPSTCPPTVQQPTAKPTKLKTEMPIKQSTVTLKQPTKSIQNCSALIRQMQLAADNAKQSTTGVSKGGAAGIAIAMLIVGAVIGFILTRFYHVKWRRNNPGLINDMEDNNKY, encoded by the exons ATGACGAAGTATGTAGCAGTAGTTTTAGTAGTACTTTTTGCACATCTTCAGCAAGTTTCAGctaatgtttttggttttgataactCAGTATGTACATATCACAATGCTTCAG AAGGTGGACCTATGCCTGAATGGCCAATAGGATACTCTACAGAGGTTGAATGGAAGATGTTAGGCAAAAAAACCGTTGTCGATGTCAAGGAGTTTTGGGACCCTATAGACGAAATTAGAAGCATTACAGCTTCTATTGAAGGAGTTactgtacaaaatattataagcGATGAACATACGGAATATTATACTATCGTCAATA ATAAATGTACAGTAAACAATCTAGAAacagaaatgatattttttccCAATGTATATGGACTACAATGGTTGAGTATGACTAAAGATTGGTATAAAATCATGCAGCAGACAACGAAA aTTCAAAATAGTTCAACAGTTATTAGATCGATGGATGTTGACCATTGGTCGTCGTGTCTCTATGTATTGAATTTTGATGTTACAGCACAAgtagatatatattttgcaa AAAACTGGGCTTTGCCACAAAATGACCCAAACGTTTTGATACCAGTGCGTATTGAAGTTCGAGGGAGAATTAATGGAACAGATTCCAATGCCTTTCATGTTGTTGGagatttgtataattttaatgcATCACCACCAGCCGATCCATTGAATTTACag GCGCCTGCGGGTATATTCTGTCCTGGGAAGTATCCAGGGAAACCAATAATAAAATTGCCTGATAGTTTCTATGGAATTATTGAAATAGTCAACAGAGAGCAGTCAACAATAATGTTCCAGGAG ATATGGTATCATGCTGATCAAAAGATAATACGATATGACACAAAGACCTCTGATGGAAGTGATTCGGATCCATATATGACCGTATTAGACTTTAAAACAG GAATCCGGTATAAGATAGATAAATATATAGGCAATTGTGAGACAGAACTTGTTGTGGTTGGAGATAACTTTGTTAAAGCAAAGAGTTTAAATAGTAATAACATTGCTATAATGTCTGTAACAGAATTCTTTCATCTAGCCAAAGCGTATATACAGTATGTTGGAAAA agaTGGACACGAGGTATTTTGTGTGACGTATGGGTAGGGACGTACTTCGATGATTCTGTGTCAAGAAACTTTACTGCAGAATGGTATTTTGCTGCT CAAGGTTGGACGGAAGCTGTTGGACTGATTTTGCAGACGGGATCTTTTATCAAGATGGATATTTTTGGG gGAGCCCAATATCCCATGTCATATCAGATACACAGAATGGACCCTATAGCACCATCTCTATCTTCATTTGACTTATACAATTGTTTTAGACCAGCCCAAAAAGCTCATGTAGTTGCACGTTTTAGTG TATCCAGAGGAAAACTTATTTCACAAATAAGTCAGCTGTACCTTCAGGACATCCTACAATCACAGCTTACAAACTTAGCACAGATAGATTCTTCACGAATGACCAATATACTT ATGGAATATTTTGATGGAAATGAATTTTACTTTAGTGCAACACTTCTTGACAAAGCACCGCTAGACAATCCTAGACTTATTCCTCCAGCTATATATCAGGTTCCACTAATGGCAGCATTCGACTTTTTAAGAGTACAAATAGAGGGAAAATGGTCACAAAATGTATCGACCAGTACAGGCGAA CATGTAACATTTTCCGGAGTGAACATTGTACAACTTAACTATCAAGCAGAGTTAACAACAACGACAGCGCCAACTACCCCTACCCTCCCATACAATGTCCCAACACTTCCACATCCCACAACACCTCACACGACAAAAGTCCATACCCCACCTATACCGCCCTCGGTAACGACTAAAATAACGACTACAACTCCTTTCATCCCTACTACTCCTCCGACTGTTTCGTCTACATTGACAACAAAAAATACTCACTCAAGAACCTCGAAACCAA CTGCAACCCCCAAACCATGTATGTGTCCAAAAATTACATGTCCAACTGCTCAGACACAAACACCTCTACCTCCGTCAACTTGTCCACCAACAGTACAACAACCAACAGCTAAGCCTACTAAGCTGAAAACAGAAATGCCAATAAAACAATCTACAGTAACGTTAAAGCAACCAACAAAAAGTATTCAGAACTGTTCTGCTTTAATAAGACAGATGCAACTGGCGGCAGACAACGCAAAGCAGAGCACCACCGGAGTTAGTAAAG gAGGAGCAGCTGGAATTGCTATAGCAATGTTGATTGTCGGAGCTGTAATTGGATTCATACTGACTAGGTTTTACCATGTAAAGTGGCGTCGTAATAATCCTGGACTTATTAACGACATGGAagataacaataaatattag
- the LOC134683610 gene encoding uncharacterized protein DDB_G0279979-like isoform X3 — protein MKVSTLRSLGDLLRDSIEAGELVTKKNWWSKKSKSPPHDPKDFGIEDTTGSFMSWNKGNSCGKTNKARKMKTQTITKDHKDDFQNNQETNERNRLNSKLPHILHKQKKLEEFDKAEKLRIANQDKALDEIDTLLAKLENEEQKNIKKPYLTKQKKTHTKDDLWTWEDDRTNLQKPVTYHDSLTDSLDKLLEDIEQQMDDRI, from the exons ATGAAGGTTTCAACG CTGAGATCGTTAGGCGACTTACTCAGAGACAGCATCGAAGCTGGAGAATTAGTGACGAAAAAGAACTGGTGGAGTAAAAAATCGAAATCTCCACCACATGATCCCAAAGATTTTGGCATAGAAGATACCACAGGATCATTTATGTCATGGAACAAAG gaaatAGTTGTGGAAAGACTAACAAAgcaagaaaaatgaaaacacagaCGATAACAAAAGATCATAAAG ATGATTTCCAGAACAATCAAGAAACAAACGAAAGAAATagattaaattcaaaattgccACATATTCTTCATAAGCAAAAAAAGTTAGAAGAATTTGACAAAGCTGAAAAATTGAGAATAGCTAATCAAGATAAG GCACTTGATGAAATTGACACTTTATTGGCAAAGTTAGAAAATGAAGAACAAAAGAATATAAAGAAACCATATCTTACAAAGCAAAAGAAGACACACACTAAGGATGATTTGTGGACATGGGAGGACGACCGTACAAACCTTCAGAAACCAGTCACATATCATGATTCTTTAACCGACAGTTTGGATAAACTTCTTGAAGATATCGAACAGCAAATGGATGATAGAATATAA